Below is a genomic region from Spirosoma radiotolerans.
GGGATCGCGCCCGGCGAGATGGGTTAGCAAAGTAGTCTTAAAAGAGAACGGTCAGCCTAGTAATTGCTTCTTATAGATTTCCTCAAATTCTTCATATGTCAAGACCCGTATTGGCGGGAAACCAATGGTGTTTAATCCATTGAAATGCCTATCATTACCGATAATATAATCGGCGTTGGCAGCCACAAAACTGTCTACAAATTTGTTGTCATCCTTATCGTTCTCAATAAGATTCCAACGGTATGAAGGATTTATCGTGTAGACATTTGGTAGTAGGAGTAAATAACTTAGTTTGGCATCTGCAGTCGTTAGCCCGTATCGTTGCTGAATAATTTCTTCATATTCTAGCAAAATTTCCGTTGATAAACACAGATCAAATTTGTCTTGTATGATACATTCGTAAATCCAGTGGTACTTATATTATGGAGCCAGCGAGACTAAAAAGACATTCGTATCAAGCACAAGACGTAGTCTATTCATTCAACCATCGATCTAAGTCGTCCTGTGAAATGCCTTTTTCGTCAACCGCTTTAGCCACATTATTGACTAACTTGTTTGAGAAATAATCGGCTAAGAGCTTCTTAACTGCCTGCAAATCCTGATCTGAAGGCTGGAATGAATACACTTTCAGTAGTTCCAATTGCAATGGACTTAATTTATCGGCTATCATACACAGGCTAAGTTTTTATGAAGATAACGAATGTGAACTGAATAAGTGTCATTTTTCGCATACGCTATCATGGCGCATTTTCATAAGTGACTGCTTCTGTAAACACTACCTTTTATTAAAATCAAGGATGAGCACTATACAAAAAAGCCCGGCCACTTCTCAGTAGCCGGGCTTCTGTATATCAATTCATTACAACTCAATCTCTGCATCCAGATTCGTGAAGGCGATTTCGCCGTCGCTGTTGAGCTCCATGAGTACAACAGAGTCTTTCTTGACTTCGCCCGACAAAATACTCTTCGAGAGTTCGTTGAGTACCCGGCGTTGCAACACACGCTTCAGCGGACGGGCACCAAACTGCGGATCGAAGCCTTCTTCGCCCAGTTTGTCCAGTACCTCGTCGGTAGCATCGAGCTGGACACCGTTTTCGTTCAGGCGTTGCTTGATCTGACGGAACTGAATGTCCACAATTTTGCGGA
It encodes:
- a CDS encoding PIN domain-containing protein is translated as MLEYEEIIQQRYGLTTADAKLSYLLLLPNVYTINPSYRWNLIENDKDDNKFVDSFVAANADYIIGNDRHFNGLNTIGFPPIRVLTYEEFEEIYKKQLLG